In one Acidobacteriota bacterium genomic region, the following are encoded:
- a CDS encoding polyamine aminopropyltransferase: protein MNRTPVLFLNVLIIATCGLVYELLAGTLASYVLGDSVTQFSLIIGIYLFALGVGAWLSRFIETGLARKFIEVELAVALLGGASAPLLFLSFGRLSYFHVVLYGVVFVIGVLVGLELPLLMRILKDVLDFKELVSRVLTFDYVGALIASLLFPLFLVPKLGLVRTSLVFGLLNAGVGLWATWFMRPLIKGEVSGLRGRAVIVIALLVIGLIKANALTTLSEDELFADEIIYTRTTQYQRIVVTRGRAGFQLFLNGHLQFSSADEYRYHEALVHPAMMLAGSPRNVLVLGGGDGLALREILRHSSVESVTLVDLDPAMTKLSEAFSPLAELNEHSFADPRLQVVNEDAMIWLDAARGPYDAAIIDFPDPNTFALGKLYTTRFYRLLKASLAPDAAVSVQCTSPLFARSSYWCIVKTIEAAGFAVRPYQTAVPSFGVWGFALARVAPFDPPARAPAGLRFLDDQAIAALFVLPSDLSAVPVEINRLDNQTLVRYYESEWKRFE from the coding sequence ATGAACCGCACGCCTGTATTGTTTCTGAACGTGCTGATCATCGCGACCTGCGGGCTGGTGTATGAACTGCTCGCTGGAACGCTCGCCAGCTACGTGCTCGGGGACTCGGTCACTCAGTTCTCGCTCATCATTGGAATATACCTCTTCGCTCTCGGCGTGGGCGCGTGGCTCTCGCGGTTCATTGAGACCGGACTCGCGCGCAAGTTCATCGAGGTCGAGTTGGCGGTGGCGCTGCTCGGAGGCGCGTCAGCGCCGCTGTTATTTTTGAGCTTCGGGCGGCTGAGCTACTTTCACGTCGTCCTCTACGGCGTGGTGTTCGTCATAGGCGTGCTGGTCGGCCTCGAGCTGCCGTTATTGATGCGAATACTAAAAGACGTGCTCGATTTCAAAGAGCTGGTCTCGCGCGTGCTGACCTTCGACTATGTAGGCGCGTTGATCGCTTCGCTTTTGTTTCCTCTCTTCTTAGTGCCGAAGCTTGGGCTGGTTCGAACGTCGTTGGTGTTCGGACTATTGAACGCGGGGGTGGGCTTGTGGGCGACGTGGTTCATGCGGCCGCTGATCAAAGGCGAAGTGTCGGGGCTTCGCGGGCGAGCCGTCATCGTCATCGCGCTGCTGGTGATCGGCCTGATCAAAGCGAACGCGCTGACGACGCTTTCAGAAGACGAGTTGTTCGCCGACGAGATCATCTACACGCGAACTACGCAGTATCAGCGGATCGTCGTTACCAGAGGCCGCGCCGGATTTCAACTTTTCCTGAACGGGCATCTGCAGTTCAGCTCGGCCGACGAGTATCGCTATCACGAAGCCCTGGTTCATCCGGCTATGATGCTTGCGGGCTCACCGCGCAATGTGCTGGTGCTCGGCGGAGGCGACGGGCTCGCATTGAGGGAGATCTTGCGCCACTCGTCGGTCGAATCGGTCACCCTGGTTGATCTGGATCCGGCGATGACGAAACTGTCCGAAGCTTTCTCTCCTCTCGCCGAACTGAATGAGCATTCCTTTGCGGACCCGCGGCTTCAGGTGGTCAACGAAGACGCGATGATCTGGCTCGATGCCGCGCGCGGTCCCTACGATGCGGCGATTATCGATTTCCCCGACCCAAACACGTTCGCGTTGGGAAAGCTGTACACGACGCGCTTCTATCGCTTGCTGAAGGCGAGCCTGGCGCCTGATGCGGCCGTCTCGGTGCAATGCACTTCGCCGCTGTTCGCGAGGAGTTCGTACTGGTGCATAGTGAAGACGATCGAAGCGGCGGGCTTTGCGGTAAGGCCTTACCAAACTGCGGTGCCTTCATTTGGCGTGTGGGGGTTCGCGCTCGCTCGCGTGGCGCCGTTCGATCCGCCGGCTCGCGCGCCGGCCGGTTTGCGCTTCCTTGACGATCAAGCGATTGCCGCGCTGTTCGTCTTGCCTTCGGATTTGAGCGCCGTGCCGGTCGAGATCAACCGATTGGACAATCAAACGCTCGTCCGTTACTACGAATCGGAATGGAAGCGATTTGAGTGA
- a CDS encoding DUF350 domain-containing protein: MPAHMLKLLDTKLTSTIALVVPMNQIVDLIVETLAFTLIGLLLFAIAFWIIVKVSPFSIRKELEEDQNVALGIVIAAVIIGIALIVSAAIHG; the protein is encoded by the coding sequence ATGCCCGCACACATGCTGAAGTTGCTCGACACCAAACTCACTTCCACTATCGCCCTGGTAGTGCCGATGAACCAGATAGTCGATCTGATCGTGGAAACGCTTGCGTTCACGCTGATCGGGCTGCTCCTGTTCGCGATTGCATTCTGGATCATCGTGAAGGTCTCGCCTTTTTCGATTCGCAAGGAGCTGGAGGAAGATCAGAACGTCGCTCTTGGAATCGTCATCGCAGCGGTGATAATCGGCATCGCGTTGATCGTCTCGGCCGCGATCCACGGGTAG
- a CDS encoding four helix bundle protein has translation MATFKKFEDIEAWKKAREVTREVYRHSKVGPFSRDFGLRDQIRRATVSVMSNIAEGFERGGTKEFMQFLAIAKGSAGELEAQLYVALDQAYISEEDFVSLKRLTGSTKRLLGGLMGYLRQSDMKGAKYK, from the coding sequence ATGGCAACGTTTAAGAAGTTTGAAGACATTGAAGCCTGGAAAAAGGCCCGTGAGGTGACGCGCGAAGTGTATCGGCATTCGAAGGTTGGTCCGTTCTCAAGGGACTTCGGGCTCCGAGATCAGATTCGGCGCGCGACTGTTTCTGTGATGTCAAACATCGCCGAGGGGTTTGAGCGCGGCGGTACAAAGGAGTTCATGCAGTTTCTTGCAATTGCTAAGGGATCTGCAGGGGAGCTTGAGGCGCAACTCTACGTGGCGCTCGATCAGGCTTACATCAGTGAGGAGGACTTCGTCTCTCTTAAGAGACTTACCGGTTCCACAAAGCGGCTTCTTGGTGGCCTGATGGGCTACCTTCGCCAATCGGATATGAAGGGAGCGAAGTATAAGTAG
- a CDS encoding DUF4178 domain-containing protein, with translation MSVEVSCPACGAPIAFKMGSSIVVVCEFCHSVVARGDRKLEDLGKVADLVETGSPLDVGLRGVYQGVPFELTGRAQLGHEAGGMWDEWYAAFQDGRWGWIAEAQGRFYLTFQQSIPEQSLIPPFEMIQLGGPVAALGTSVPLTVAEKSVATQLGAKGEIPYRLVPGEEYEFADLSGPNGIFATLDYSEAPPLVFVGRVATLAELGLAGTASPEREARRVAATQLNCTQCGGPLELRAPDQTLRVTCPNCGALLDVSHGRLEFMQALQPPKTPPIIPIGSVGEFEGVKQMVIGFMVRSVEFEGVRYYWEEFLLYNPQIGFRWLVRSDDNWSYVQAVPPGDVFHKTGSFGGKGDTVQFQGERYKIYQDAIARVEYVIGEFYWKVAVGEQTRAVDYVHPPRMLSMEASLVQLGVEEDTEPTSKKKSKKVSSAQTGEINWSLGTYVKREDVEKSFGMTDLPRTSKIAPNQLFLHKKVYKYWILMLAATFLLGLVIIATGSRTKVFDQTFALQPVANAEGTQVIFSEPFQLKGRQNLRVTARANVDNSWLYVEGDLIDDATGEVQSFSMPVEYYHGVDSGESWSEGSQSPTIHLSAMPAGQYMLRLEAQWEKWQQPATVSVRIDQGVPRALHLFLVMLFVSLLPLMMMVYHFSFEKRRWADSDYSPFGS, from the coding sequence GTGAGTGTTGAAGTCTCCTGTCCAGCATGCGGCGCGCCAATCGCTTTCAAGATGGGCTCGTCCATCGTCGTCGTGTGCGAGTTCTGTCATTCAGTAGTCGCGCGCGGCGATCGCAAGCTTGAAGATCTGGGCAAAGTCGCGGACCTCGTTGAAACCGGCTCGCCGCTCGATGTTGGTTTACGCGGCGTGTATCAAGGCGTTCCCTTCGAGTTAACAGGACGCGCTCAACTCGGCCACGAAGCGGGCGGAATGTGGGACGAGTGGTATGCCGCGTTTCAAGACGGCCGCTGGGGCTGGATAGCAGAAGCGCAGGGCCGATTCTACCTGACTTTTCAGCAGTCCATCCCAGAGCAAAGCTTGATCCCGCCTTTCGAAATGATCCAACTCGGCGGGCCGGTGGCTGCTTTGGGAACCTCGGTGCCGTTGACCGTGGCCGAGAAGAGCGTTGCGACTCAGCTTGGCGCGAAAGGCGAAATACCTTACCGGCTTGTGCCGGGCGAAGAGTACGAGTTCGCCGATCTGTCTGGACCGAACGGTATCTTTGCGACGCTCGATTACAGTGAGGCCCCGCCGCTCGTGTTTGTCGGACGCGTAGCGACGCTCGCGGAACTAGGCTTAGCCGGCACGGCTTCGCCTGAGCGAGAAGCGCGTCGAGTCGCAGCGACTCAGCTTAACTGCACGCAATGCGGAGGGCCGCTCGAGCTGCGCGCGCCGGATCAGACTCTTCGAGTGACGTGTCCGAACTGCGGCGCGCTGCTCGATGTGAGTCACGGGCGGCTCGAGTTCATGCAGGCGCTTCAGCCGCCGAAGACTCCGCCGATCATTCCCATCGGCTCTGTCGGCGAGTTCGAAGGCGTCAAGCAAATGGTCATCGGGTTCATGGTCCGCAGCGTCGAGTTCGAAGGCGTGCGCTATTACTGGGAAGAATTTCTGCTCTACAACCCGCAGATCGGATTCCGCTGGCTGGTGCGAAGCGATGACAACTGGAGCTACGTGCAAGCGGTCCCGCCCGGCGACGTTTTTCACAAAACCGGTTCGTTCGGAGGCAAGGGCGACACGGTTCAGTTTCAGGGCGAGCGCTACAAGATCTATCAAGACGCGATCGCGCGTGTTGAGTACGTCATCGGCGAGTTCTATTGGAAGGTTGCCGTGGGCGAGCAGACGCGTGCTGTCGACTACGTTCATCCGCCTCGAATGCTGTCGATGGAGGCTTCGCTGGTTCAGCTCGGAGTGGAAGAAGACACCGAGCCCACGTCGAAGAAGAAGAGCAAGAAGGTGAGCTCGGCGCAGACGGGCGAGATCAACTGGTCGCTCGGGACTTACGTGAAACGCGAGGATGTCGAGAAGTCTTTTGGCATGACCGACCTTCCACGCACATCGAAGATCGCGCCCAATCAACTGTTTCTTCACAAGAAGGTCTACAAGTACTGGATCCTGATGTTGGCGGCGACCTTCCTGCTGGGCTTGGTGATAATTGCGACTGGCTCTCGCACGAAGGTCTTCGATCAGACGTTTGCGCTGCAGCCGGTCGCTAACGCCGAGGGCACGCAGGTGATCTTCAGCGAGCCGTTTCAGTTGAAAGGCCGGCAGAACCTCAGGGTGACTGCGCGGGCCAACGTCGACAACTCATGGCTGTACGTCGAAGGAGATTTGATAGACGACGCAACAGGGGAGGTTCAATCTTTCTCGATGCCGGTCGAGTATTATCACGGTGTCGATAGCGGCGAATCGTGGAGCGAAGGGAGTCAATCTCCAACCATTCACCTTTCTGCAATGCCTGCAGGCCAGTACATGCTGCGGCTCGAGGCGCAGTGGGAGAAGTGGCAGCAGCCGGCGACGGTCAGCGTCCGCATCGATCAGGGCGTCCCTCGGGCTCTGCATTTGTTCTTGGTGATGCTGTTCGTTTCGCTCCTCCCGTTGATGATGATGGTTTATCATTTCAGCTTCGAGAAGCGCCGCTGGGCGGATAGCGATTACAGTCCGTTTGGGAGTTAA
- a CDS encoding S-adenosylmethionine decarboxylase, which translates to MNVGTEWLVDAEGCSAEALRDIDTVRSVCEEVIADLGLRVVGDPMWHQFPQPGGVTGLYLLTESHLACHTFPETGLATFNLYCCRPRPPFAWEERLRAMLNASRVTVRTAARGSQAAADHDSLEASGRPSFEAQVSELTSAREVSRR; encoded by the coding sequence ATGAATGTTGGCACTGAGTGGCTGGTTGACGCGGAGGGTTGTTCGGCAGAAGCTCTTCGCGACATCGACACGGTTCGCAGTGTTTGCGAAGAGGTCATCGCGGATCTCGGTCTGCGCGTTGTCGGCGATCCGATGTGGCACCAGTTCCCGCAGCCAGGCGGTGTAACCGGGTTGTACTTGCTCACTGAATCTCACCTCGCTTGCCATACGTTTCCTGAGACGGGACTAGCGACGTTCAATCTCTATTGTTGCCGTCCGCGTCCGCCCTTCGCCTGGGAAGAGCGCTTGCGCGCGATGCTTAACGCGAGTCGAGTGACCGTGCGAACGGCTGCTCGCGGCTCGCAAGCGGCTGCCGACCACGATTCACTCGAAGCAAGCGGCCGCCCTTCATTCGAGGCGCAGGTTTCGGAATTGACTTCAGCGCGTGAGGTGAGTCGCCGGTGA